AGCGTGGGGGCGTTCGTATGAGATCGTGATCGTTGACGACGGGAGCACGGATCGCACGTTTGCACTGCTCGAGGAAATTGCGAAAAACGATCCGCATGTGCGCGTCGTCAAATTCCGCCGCAATTTCGGCCAGTCCGCTGCGATGGGCGCGGGCTTCGAGCTGGCGCGCGGCGAAGTTGTGGTGACGATGGACGGCGATTTGCAAAACGATCCGCGCGACATTCCCATGGTGGTCGCGGAATTGGGAAAAGGCTATGACGTCGTGAGCGGCTGGCGCAAAAACCGCAAAGACAAGCTCATCATTCGCAAAGTGCCGAGTACCATCGCCAATCGCCTGATTCGCAAAACCACGCAGGTGAGCCTGCACGACACCGGCTGCTCTTTGAAGGCCTACAGCCGCGACGTGGTGAATAAAATCAGCTTGTACGGCGAGCTGCATCGCTTTATTCCGGCGCTGGCGCGGGTGGAAGGCGCGCGCATCGGCGAAGTCGTGGTCAATCACCGCGAGCGCAAATTCGGCCAATCCAAATACAACTTGACGCGCACGTTTCGCGTGATCATGGATTTGACGACGCTGAATTTACTTTTGAAATATCTCACCAAGCCGCTGCATTTTTTCGGCGGTTTGACGCTGGTGTTCAATGCGCTCGGCGTCGGCACGCTGCTTTATTCCGTTTTCAACATGGCGGAAAATTCTCTGGCAACGGAAGAGCTGAATGTGCTGATGTCGTTGGGATTTTTGCTTGTCGCGGCAGGAATCAATTTTTTGTTGTTTGGGCTGATTGCGAATATGGTTGTCAAAACCGGCAAAAAGCGTGATGAACGTTTGCACGAACTGACTGCATTTAATTCTGTATAAAAATTTTCAAAATGCCAATAGAAACCCCAGGATTACCTCGAACAACGGATCCACCGCTTCGCCTCGACGACGACGAAATCTCGGGCAATGGCCGAGCGACGACGATGCCGAAAATTTCAGTGATCGTGCCGACGCACAACAACGGCAGCGACGTTCCGGCGATGTATCGCGCGTTGCGGCAAGGTTTGGAAAATTACAAGGAAAGCTTCGAGCTGATTTTCGTCGACGACGCCAGCACCGACAACACCTATGCGCAATTGCTGGACATCGCCCGGTGCGATCGTCAAGTCAAGCTGATCCGCATGCGCACCTCGTTCGGCGAAGCTTCGGCGCTGGATGCCGGACTCCGCCATGCGCTGGGCCAAAAGCTCGTGTTCGCCACGGCGCGTGTTCGGGTCAACATGCAATCCTTGCCGCAACTTCTCCGAAAACTCGACGACGGTTTTGATCTCGTCGTTGGCTGGCGCACGCCGCGACAGGATTCCGGTGTCAATCGCCTCGCCTCGTGGATGTTCAACTGGCTCATGCAAAGGCAAGGCAAGCTCCGGTTGCACGACATCAATTCCAGCGTCATTGCCACCTATCGCAGCGTGTTGGAGAACATCACGTTTTACGGTAATCTCAACATTTTTATTCCAGTGCTCGCGGCGCGGCAAGGATATAAAGTGACCGAAGAACAAATCGAGCAATTGCCCGGCTCTTTTCGCAAGTCGGTGCATGTTTCGGAATATATCCAAAGGCTGCTCGATATCATCACGGTGATTTTTCTCACAAAATATTCGAAGAAACCGTTACACTTTCTCGGTTTCTTCGGCATTATTTTCACCTTCGCCGGCCTGGTGATGAATTTGTATTTGTTCGTCTATCGCATTCTCGGATTGGGCGCCATTGCCGGAAGGCCGCTGCTGTTGCTGGGGGCGCTGCTGTTGGTAATCGGTTTGCAGATGATTTCAATCGGCTTGATCGGTGAGATGATCATTTATACTCACGCTCGCGAGATCAAAGAATATAACATCGAAACGGTGGTGGGAGAGTGAAGCTCATCATCCAAATTCCTTGTTTGAACGAGGAAAAAACTTTACCGGTGACGCTCGCCGATCTGCCGAAAAAAATCGGCGGCGTTGACGAAATCGAAACCCTCATCATTGATGACGGCAGCACTGACCGCACGGTGGAGGTCGCGCGCCGGCACGGCGTCAATCATATCGTGCGCCTCACCAATCGCAAGGGTCTGGCGGAGGCGTTCATGGCTGGCATCGATGCTGGTCTCAAGCTCGGCGCCGACATCATTGTCAACACCGACGGCGACAATCAATATCGCGGCAGCGATATCGTGCGACTCATTGCGCCGATTCTCGAGGGCAGGGCCGACATGGTCGTCGGCGACCGGCAGGTCGAGCGCGTCGTGTATTTTTCGCCGATCAAGAAAAAATTGCAGAAGCTCGGCAGTTGGGTCGTGCGCCACGTTTCCGGCACCGATGTTCCCGATGCGACCAGCGGCTTCCGTGCCTATTCGCGTGAAGCCGCCTTGCGTTTGAACATCATCTCGCGCTTTACCTACACGCTCGAAACGATCATTCAAGCCGGCAAGAAAAATATCGCGCTGAGCCACGTCAAAGTCGCAACCAACGGCAAGCTCCGCGAATCGCGTTTGTTCACGAGCATCCCCTCGTACATCAAGCAGAGCATCAGTACGATTCTCCGCATTTACACGATGTACGAGCCACTGAAAACATTTGTCAAGATCGGCGCGCTCATTTTTTCCGCCGGTTTTTTGGTGTCGTTGCGATTTTTGTGGTACTACTTTTTTATCGACGGCGGCGGCGGCCACATTCAATCTTTGATTCTCAGCGCGGTGTTGATGCTGGTCGGCTTTCAAGTCGGTTTGATCGGCTTGGTCGCCGATTTGATCTCCGGCAATCGCCGCTTGATCGAAGATTGTTTGTATCGCGTCAAAAAAATCGAAATGGATACGCTTTTAATTCGTAACAACAGCAATGGCGTAACTGAGAAGCCTGAATCGCCGCGGGCAGACCTCGAGAAGAGTGTTCAATGAAGGTTTGTTATATTGCCGGTCGGGAAGCCAGTTACTCGCGCACACACAACATGTTGGCCGCGCTGCGCAGAGCCGGGTTTGAAGTGGAAACGTGCTTG
The candidate division KSB1 bacterium DNA segment above includes these coding regions:
- a CDS encoding glycosyltransferase family 2 protein; the encoded protein is MKLIIQIPCLNEEKTLPVTLADLPKKIGGVDEIETLIIDDGSTDRTVEVARRHGVNHIVRLTNRKGLAEAFMAGIDAGLKLGADIIVNTDGDNQYRGSDIVRLIAPILEGRADMVVGDRQVERVVYFSPIKKKLQKLGSWVVRHVSGTDVPDATSGFRAYSREAALRLNIISRFTYTLETIIQAGKKNIALSHVKVATNGKLRESRLFTSIPSYIKQSISTILRIYTMYEPLKTFVKIGALIFSAGFLVSLRFLWYYFFIDGGGGHIQSLILSAVLMLVGFQVGLIGLVADLISGNRRLIEDCLYRVKKIEMDTLLIRNNSNGVTEKPESPRADLEKSVQ
- a CDS encoding glycosyltransferase produces the protein MPIETPGLPRTTDPPLRLDDDEISGNGRATTMPKISVIVPTHNNGSDVPAMYRALRQGLENYKESFELIFVDDASTDNTYAQLLDIARCDRQVKLIRMRTSFGEASALDAGLRHALGQKLVFATARVRVNMQSLPQLLRKLDDGFDLVVGWRTPRQDSGVNRLASWMFNWLMQRQGKLRLHDINSSVIATYRSVLENITFYGNLNIFIPVLAARQGYKVTEEQIEQLPGSFRKSVHVSEYIQRLLDIITVIFLTKYSKKPLHFLGFFGIIFTFAGLVMNLYLFVYRILGLGAIAGRPLLLLGALLLVIGLQMISIGLIGEMIIYTHAREIKEYNIETVVGE
- a CDS encoding glycosyltransferase family 2 protein; this encodes MSTSNNKIFCSVVIPVMNEEENVPHLHQAITEVMQAWGRSYEIVIVDDGSTDRTFALLEEIAKNDPHVRVVKFRRNFGQSAAMGAGFELARGEVVVTMDGDLQNDPRDIPMVVAELGKGYDVVSGWRKNRKDKLIIRKVPSTIANRLIRKTTQVSLHDTGCSLKAYSRDVVNKISLYGELHRFIPALARVEGARIGEVVVNHRERKFGQSKYNLTRTFRVIMDLTTLNLLLKYLTKPLHFFGGLTLVFNALGVGTLLYSVFNMAENSLATEELNVLMSLGFLLVAAGINFLLFGLIANMVVKTGKKRDERLHELTAFNSV